The Oryza brachyantha chromosome 7, ObraRS2, whole genome shotgun sequence genomic interval GTCTCGTGGCGCAGGGTGGCCGTGCTCCTCCGCCAGGGGACTCCTCAGCGCTCCGGCCGCTTCTTCCGGCGTCGAGAAGATGATCAgtgccgccgccctctccgAGTAGGCGACGCAGCTCTCGATCTGACCAAACTGCGAGAGGAGATTCTTGAGCTGGTCCTCCATCCTGAACCCAGGAGGTAGCtccaggaggaggaaggccgCTGTGCGAGTTTGCCTCCCCGGACAAACGAAGGAGCCCGGAGTGATTCGAGCTCGACCAGCCCCCGACCTAACCCCAATGGATCATCGCCGGAGCACTCCAGCATCCTGGCGTGGATGTGAGCAACGGCTAAGTTCACCGCCTCCGGGAACAGTCCTTGTCGCGGGGAGAACGGCTGGGATGGGACGCCGACGAGGGTGGTGACCGGCCGCCGTCCGCAGGTGAGCGTCCAGAACTGGTCGGACTCCGTCATCAGCGCGCGGGCGTCGGCGCCGCTGCGCAGCACGACCACCGCTATCCGCTCGGCGCGATGTACCATGAGCGCCTCCACCGTGTGGCTCGCCTCTATGCGGTGGCAcaggtcgccggcgtcgcggcgcGCGTTGCCAGGTTCCTGGAGCAGGACGACGCGGCCAAGGAACTCCGGCGAGCGGCAGAATAGCGGGAGGAGGTCCCGCACCACCGCCGTGCCATGGCCAACGGCGCCATCGGCAACCAAGGGGAAGAGCCCCGAATCATACCTGGCGAGGTGCTCGATGCCACCGGAGTCGTCGAACACCACCATGGCCATCCTCCTCGAGCGGTAAACCACCAGGGCGCGCGCTACTCCGGTCCCTCTCAAGGTGTTCGTCGCGACGCCATACATATGGCTGGGCGTCTCCGTGCTCGCCTCCCCCATCCTCAGCAGGAGGCACCTCAAGTGAAGATCCTCTTGGTCGTCTACCTCCAGATATCGCCGGGAAATCATCAGGCGGAATGCCTCGGCGGTGGAACTCCGCCTGCTCTGCTGCTCCACCGCATCTTTCAGAAGCTGTTCCGAATCCTGCAGAATCTCCTCATCAACCTGTAGAAACAGATTCGGAGCGTCAGAAGtggaaagaagaaagagaaacatGAACATTCACCGGCAGCAATCGATTGAGAACGAACTTGGACATGAACAAAGCCGGGAAAACATGAACGCTCACCTGCAGAAACCAATTCAGAACCAAAATGCAAAGAATTTGGACATGATCGAGCAAAGCGCAGATACCAATTCAGAACCAGAACAGAGAACCGGACGTGAATAAATCGGCAGAACTCAAAAGTGAACACTAATTTCACGGCCCAGAACTCCCAAGAACCAAAAATCCAACACCGCTGCGACCAACATCTCGCACTCAAGAATTCTCAGCAAGAACAGGTGGGGAGAGAAAAGCAGAGAAGCGGTGTTTGTACCCTGGAAATCCTCTGGTAAATTCCTTGtcgagccgccgcctcctccgcttcCGCCTCCGCGGCATTCAAGCAGTCGCTCTCTTCGGAAAACACCAGCATGCCAGCACGCCTGCGCCTGGCGGCGTCTCGTACCAGGACGGTCGCCATGACATCTCCATAGCCTCCCAAGAGCGAATCCAAGCGTACCGGTGACACTGTGAAGGACACGCCTTCGACCACAAGCGCCCTACGCAAGAAAGTAGGATCGTTTTCAAGAATCGGCTGACGTACCAGGAGCGCCTCGACGAGGTCGCGCACGCGCGCCCTGTCCATAGCCGGGGGGCGCGGAGAAGCTCCGGGGAAGGGAGAACAAATTTCTCGCTCAGTGTGGTGGAGGTTGTTCGTGATCTTGGTGGAGAAGCCTGCTGGTTTCTTGGAGAGAGGAGCAGTGGGGAGGAGGGCGAGCTCGAGTTCTTGGAGGGAGtcgggaggaagaagacgacggcCTGTTTATTTGCGAGTTGGGTGGACACGGGCCGAAACTTTATGGGCTGGGCCATGGCCGCTCGCAGCGCAATGGGCTTGTTGCAGTCAGAATGGAGTGATGAAGCCCATATTCAGAAACAAGGTAACTCTTTGAAACTGATGCAACAAcaaaatttgagatttttttttatttgatgtccAATTTGTCAGTAGTGAcgtgaggaaaaaaataatcagcaATCTAAATATTCAGATTTAAGACAAAATGGGCAGTAAAAAGCTGACGAGTGGCAAATTGTTCTGTTACAATGTTCACtggaagtgaaaagatggcaAATTATTCAGACTCGTATATCTACAGAGTGTACGGAGCCGGTTAACGAATCCGTCAGACATCTGATCTCTTTGTTTGAGATGGCGCAAATTCAGACTAATCTTTCTGCTCAGACTACATATATAGTAATTTCCTGAGAAACTCTTTCAAACCATCGAGAGaatatctctctttttttacatGACTTATAACGggttataaaaaatgacagaaaggttaatatataatatgccACTATACctgcaaaatcaaatttggaaTCTATAagttgcaaaataaaatgacTCTAAATATGTGTGCAGTAGTCAGAgggtaaatttaaaaatacatgtttgtgttatgatatattatatattaatttattatttatattgttataaattaatttcataactGTTTTGATCACATGCAAAAACCATGGACATACCTCGAGGGAAGTTTATTCTTACAAAACATTCCCTTTTGAGTTAAGTTTGATTTACCAACTTCATATATTGCAAGTGACCAATCTAACATCCCATCTCTGAAGTAACAtaggggatgattgtttggatttttttatgaaaaaaagttaaacgacatatttgcaaacgaaaataatttatgaataaaatttttatatacgtatttgtagcgatttgaaatttaatgttgaaaaataaacctcgatgaaaacccccaaaatcaaattcaatttaagattgaaaatttaaattttaacatataaatataagtgaaaatatAGAGCTGATTATGAACTCTTTATCCGGAAAGAATTAACCCCTAGTCAAATGAATACTAGGGCGAACCTGCCAGTGACCTTACTGACCAGTGTGGAGAAGAACAATGGCATCTCGTTATCTTCCACTGTGGAGTGTGGTTAAAGTAGAAGGGGGAGGAGGTGAAACATGATTGGGCGATGGAACGAGCTTGTGAAGGATAAAGGCCGGTGAGCTCATGGAGTGTGGTGGCCGACGCCGGATGCCACGGAACTCAACCATCATtaatagctttt includes:
- the LOC102721468 gene encoding uncharacterized protein LOC102721468; translation: MDRARVRDLVEALLVRQPILENDPTFLRRALVVEGVSFTVSPVRLDSLLGGYGDVMATVLVRDAARRRRAGMLVFSEESDCLNAAEAEAEEAAARQGIYQRISRVDEEILQDSEQLLKDAVEQQSRRSSTAEAFRLMISRRYLEVDDQEDLHLRCLLLRMGEASTETPSHMYGVATNTLRGTGVARALVVYRSRRMAMVVFDDSGGIEHLARYDSGLFPLVADGAVGHGTAVVRDLLPLFCRSPEFLGRVVLLQEPGNARRDAGDLCHRIEASHTVEALMVHRAERIAVVVLRSGADARALMTESDQFWTLTCGRRPVTTLVGVPSQPFSPRQGLFPEAVNLAVAHIHARMLECSGDDPLGLGRGLVELESLRAPSFVRGGKLAQRPSSSWSYLLGSGWRTSSRISSRSLVRSRAASPTRRGRRH